The following are from one region of the Pygocentrus nattereri isolate fPygNat1 chromosome 20, fPygNat1.pri, whole genome shotgun sequence genome:
- the LOC119261889 gene encoding uncharacterized protein LOC119261889, which produces MTQAITELQVSTNMKKEEDLKKQGFTKVDGNLNSGTTGPEVFLWYKKGGVKSVTRIQCSYRNEMNDGLGAAGFQKIKENINIGTEGDAIFLWYMTGTTTSDIAIMDLKVTTLLAEEPRQFSAGWERLGLDLNHNTGGNPVYLWVKRDTTTYISNITASLSFSEDKTLFDHGYIRVDEDTNRGASPSLAVFLWYRRCKYPDVSITDIDVSISEEQEGSLLKKGYLKVNKDLNAGTNGDSVYLWYKHSENPAIQFLTVLVGNDALQAYKSAKTCKVVEKNLNNGNNGVPLYVAYK; this is translated from the coding sequence ATGACTCAAGCTATCACTGAACTTCAAGTCTCTACCAAcatgaagaaagaagaagatcTTAAAAAACAAGGTTTCACCAAAGTTGATGGTAACCTCAACAGTGGTACTACAGGGCCTGAGGTGTTCCTGTGGTACAAAAAAGGGGGCGTGAAATCTGTCACCAGAATCCAGTGCTCCTACAGGAATGAGATGAATGATGGTCTTGGTGCTGCTGGTTTCCAAAAGATAAAGGAGAACATCAATATAGGCACCGAAGGTGATGCCATATTCCTGTGGTACATGACTGGCACCACCACGTCTGACATCGCCATCATGGATCTGAAGGTGACCACACTACTGGCAGAGGAGCCGAGACAGTTCAGCGCTGGCTGGGAGCGCCTGGGTCTCGATCTGAACCACAACACTGGTGGAAATCCAGTTTACCTCTGGGTGAAGAGAGATACCACGACCTACATCAGCAACATTACAGCCTCGCTGAGTTTCTCTGAAGATAAAACCCTCTTTGACCATGGATACATCCGTGTGGATGAAGACACCAACCGTGGAGCAAGCCCAAGTTTGGCCGTGTTTCTCTGGTACCGCCGTTGCAAGTATCCAGACGTTTCCATCACTGACATCGATGTTTCTATCAGTGAAGAACAGGAGGGCAGCCTGCTGAAGAAGGGCTACTTGAAGGTCAATAAAGACCTCAATGCTGGCACCAATGGAGACTCTGTGTATCTGTGGTACAAGCACAGCGAAAATCCTGCCATCCAGTTCCTCACCGTGTTAGTCGGTAATGATGCTCTGCAGGCTTATAAAAGTGCTAAAACCTGCAAGGTTGTGGAGAAAAACCTGAATAATGGCAATAATGGAGTTCCTCTTTATGTGGCCTATAAGTGA